The proteins below come from a single Oncorhynchus keta strain PuntledgeMale-10-30-2019 chromosome 32, Oket_V2, whole genome shotgun sequence genomic window:
- the LOC118365743 gene encoding zinc finger protein ZFP2-like gives MSSLSYSPPDKEEVCWTEKEGLVKEEEEEKDVTLQKQVEGETLTVKKEEEDAFRVKEEEDVTVKEEGEEKEGAVFGEEEGEMTVTLEEEEEVGDLFNTREILHYRGSSGEPQQPHDAEQAEKNLSRSEHLNKHLQRSTGKRTHYCSDCGKRFTSSGIKIHQRTHTGEKPFCCVQCGKSFGQSGHLTVHQRTHTGEKPYSCGQCGKSFSTSGSLTLHQKTHTGEKPYSCGQCGKSFGRSCYLTQHQKTHTGERPYSCGQCGKSFGQSCHLTQHQKTHTGEKLYSCGQCGMSFLRSGELTVHQRIHTGEKPYSCDQCGKSFAASRTLTQHQRTHTGEKPYSCGQCGKRCSTSGHLTVHQRIHTGEKPYSCDQCGKRCSTSGHLTVHQRTHTGEKPYSCDQCGKSFGQSGELTVHQRTHTGEKPFSCHQCGKSFAASRTLTQHQKLHTGEKSYRCGQCGKKCTTSGSLTVHQRTHTGENPYSCDQCGKKCTTSGSLTVHQRTHTGESPYSCDQCGKKCTTSGSLTVHQRTHTGEKPYSCDQCGKSFTTSGNLTVHQRTHTGEKPYSCGQCGKSFALSKTLTQHQRIHTGEKSYSCDKCEKTFGQSCHLVSHQRTHTGEKPYSCGQCGKSFGQSCHLVSHQRTHTGEKPYGCAQCGKSFTTSGSLTLHQRTHTGVKSHSCDQCDKRYSDKRSLIKHQKIHGVFS, from the exons ATGAGTTCACTAAGCTACTCTCCTCCTGATAAAGAagaggtctgctggacggagaaagaaggtcttgtgaaagaggaggaggaagagaaggatgttacactacaaaaacaagtagagggTGAGACTCTTACCGTGAAAAAAGAAGAGGAAGacgcgttcagagtgaaagaggaggaggatgttacagtaaaagaagagggggaagagaaagagggtgCAGTttttggagaggaggagggggagatgactgTAACattggaggaagaagaggaggttgGAGATCTGTTTAACACCA GAGAGATACTTCACTATCGTGGATcatctggggagcctcaacaacctcATGATGCTGAACAGGCAGAGAAGAatctctccagatcagaacacctcAATAAACACCTGCAGAGATCCACAGGGAAGAGAACTCActactgctctgactgtgggaagagattcacCTCATCAGGCATAAaaattcatcagagaacacacaccggAGAAAAACCTTTTTGCTGTgttcaatgtgggaagagttttggtcAATCTGGCCATCTGACAgtgcaccagagaacacacacaggagagaaaccttatagttgtggtcaatgtgggaagagtttttcaACATCTGGCTCTCTGACGCTgcaccagaaaacacacacaggagagaaaccttatagctgtggtcaatgtgggaagagttttggtaGATCTTGCTATCTGACTCAACACcaaaagacacacacaggagaaagaccttatagctgtggtcaatgtgggaagagttttggtcAATCTTGCCATCTGACTCAACACCagaagacacacacaggagagaaattaTATAGTTGTGGTCAATGTGGGATGAGTTTTCTTCGATCTGGAGAGTTGACAgtgcaccagagaatacacacaggagagaaaccttacagctgtgatcaatgtgggaagagttttgctgCATCTAGAACTCTGActcaacaccagagaacacacacaggagagaaaccttatagctgtggtcaatgtgggaagagatgtTCCACATCTGGCCATCTGACTgtacaccagagaatacacacaggagagaaaccttatagctgtgatcaatgtgggaagagatgtTCAACATCTGGTCATCTGActgtacaccagagaacacacacaggagagaaaccttacagctgtgatcaatgtgggaagagttttggtcAATCTGGAGAGCTGACAgtgcaccagagaacacacacgggAGAGAAACCTTTCAGCTGtcatcaatgtgggaagagttttgctgCTTCGAGAACTCTGACTCAACACCAGAAattacacacaggagagaaatcttatagatgtggtcaatgtgggaagaaATGTACAACATCTGGCTCTCTGActgtacaccagagaacacacacaggagagaatccttatagctgtgatcaatgtgggaagaaaTGTACTACATCTGGCTCTCTGActgtacaccagagaacacacacaggagagagtccttatagctgtgatcaatgtgggaagaaaTGTACTACATCTGGCTCTCTGActgtacaccagagaacacacacaggagagaaaccttatagctgtgatcaatgtgggaagagttttactacatCTGGCAATCTGActgtacaccagagaacacacacaggagagaaaccgtatagctgtggtcaatgtggaaagagttttgCTCTATCTAAAACTTTGACtcaacaccagagaatacacacaggagagaaatcttatagCTGTGATAAATGTGAGAAGACTTTTGGTCAATCTTGCCATCtggtatcacaccagagaacacacacaggagagaaaccttatagctgtggtcaatgtgggaagagttttggccAATCTTGCCATCtggtatcacaccagagaacacacacaggagagaaaccttatggctgtgctcaatgtgggaagagttttactacatCTGGCTCgctgactctacaccagagaacgCACACAGGAGTAAAATCtcatagctgtgatcagtgtgacaagagatactctgataaaagatctctgatcaaacatcagaaaatacatggAGTTTTTTCATGA